CAGCGGGTGGAGATCGACGAGCACACCCGCTACGGGCTCACCAGCCGGACGCTCGAGCTCGAATCCGGCGAGCTGCTGGTCATCCTCGGTAAGCGCACCCTCGGCGCGGACCCGCGCGACGTCGCCGACACCCTGGCCCGCATCCGCTACGCAGCCGGCTAGCCGCAGCACCGCCGGACGGCAGGCGCGACTCAGCCCGTCGGCGCGAGACTCAGCCCGTCAGCGCGAGCAGCATGTCGGTACGGATCAGGATCAGCGCGACCATGATCGCCAGCAACCCGCCCATGGCGAGGATCTGCACCTGCGTCCGCGACTTCGCCGGCGCGTACGTCATCGCCAGCGCCAGCAGCCCGCCCACGACGAACCCGCCGACGTGCCCGAGCAGCGAGATGCCGGGCGCGAAGCTGACCCCGAAGTTCAGCGCGACGGCGAGCACCATGAACCGCGCGTCCAGCCCGAGCTTGCGCACCACGACCAGCGTCGCCGCGAACAGCCCGAAGATCGCCCCGGACGCCCCGGCGACCGCCCCGAACGGCGAGCCGAACAGGTAGACCGCGACCGACCCGCCCAGCGCGGCCAGCAGGTAGAGGGCCAGGAACCGCCACCAGCCCAGCAGCCGCTCCAGCGCCGGCCCGACGATCGCCAGCGAGAGCATGTTGCCGGCCAGGTGCAGCAGCCCGATGTGCAGGAACGCGGCCCCGAGCAGCCGCCAGTACTGCCCGTCGGCGGCGACCCGCAGCGGCACCAGCTCCAGCTCGTCGAACAGCTTCGAGCCGGTGTTCCCCGTGACACCACCGGGCGCGGTCAACGCGGTGACGATGAACGCGACGACGTTCAGCAGACCGAGCGCGATGGACGCCAGCCCGGGCCGCGCCGCGATCGTCCCGCCGTACGGGGAGCGCGGCTTGCGCATGGACGAGTTGCCCTCGGCCACGCACTGCGGGCACTGGAAGCCGACCGAGGCCGGGCGCAGGCACTCCGGGCAGATCGGCCGCTCGCACCGGGTGCAGGAGACCCAGGTCTCCCGGTCCGGATGCCGATAGCAGCGCGGAGCGACCGTCGCGGGCGACCGCTCCGCGCTCATCGGCAACTAGTCGGCGCGCTCGATGTCGACGGACGTGATCGTCACGTCCTCGCGCGGCCGGTCGGAGTGGTCGGTCGGGGTCTTCTCGATCTTGTCGACCACCGCGCGGCTGTCCGCGTCGGTGATCTCACCGAAGATCGTGTGCCGCCGGTTGAGGTGCGGCGTCGGGCCGGCGGTGATGAAGAACTGCGAGCCGTTGGTGCCGGGGCCCGCGTTGGCCATCGCCAGCAGGTACGGACGGTCGAACCGCAGGTCGGGGTGGAACTCGTCCTTGAACTGGTAACCCGGGCCACCACGGCCGGAACCCAGCGGGTCCCCGCCCTGGATCATGAAGCCCTCGATCA
The nucleotide sequence above comes from Mycobacteriales bacterium. Encoded proteins:
- a CDS encoding rhomboid family intramembrane serine protease — its product is MSAERSPATVAPRCYRHPDRETWVSCTRCERPICPECLRPASVGFQCPQCVAEGNSSMRKPRSPYGGTIAARPGLASIALGLLNVVAFIVTALTAPGGVTGNTGSKLFDELELVPLRVAADGQYWRLLGAAFLHIGLLHLAGNMLSLAIVGPALERLLGWWRFLALYLLAALGGSVAVYLFGSPFGAVAGASGAIFGLFAATLVVVRKLGLDARFMVLAVALNFGVSFAPGISLLGHVGGFVVGGLLALAMTYAPAKSRTQVQILAMGGLLAIMVALILIRTDMLLALTG
- a CDS encoding peptidylprolyl isomerase produces the protein MAKLTATLHTTAGDIVVQLFPDQAPVTVQNFVSLAEGSKEWRNPATGQKSNEPLYNGTVFHRVIEGFMIQGGDPLGSGRGGPGYQFKDEFHPDLRFDRPYLLAMANAGPGTNGSQFFITAGPTPHLNRRHTIFGEITDADSRAVVDKIEKTPTDHSDRPREDVTITSVDIERAD